GTGCTCCTCTCCTCGACTCATGTGGCCCATCCCTCACATGGCCATTCCACACCCCACTCGGTCACCTATTATTTCGTGATGAACGGCACGGTCCACTTTGCCCAGAACATCATCGCATTTGTGATTCTATCCTCCACATCCCCAGTCACCTATTCTATCGCCTCGTTGATCAAGCGGGTTGCCGTGATTTGTATCGCAATTGTGTGGTTCAAACAGACGGTACATCCCGTACAAGCGTTCGGTATTGTCTTGACTTTCGGTGGTCTATACATGTACAACTCTGCAAAGTCCGACGTTGAACGAGGAGAGAAAAAGATGAGAAGGGTAGAAGCTGTGAAGGATATGATGTTACCATCCACGATAGCAGACGCGAAGATGATGGCAGGAGATGAAATACCTCCCGAGTATTCCGAGTTTCCAACGAATGCTATAGAGGCGACTGGAACAGGGATAGCCGGCAATGGCGGCCTTCACGGCAGACCGAGAGCTGCATCCCATCATCACTCTCGTCCTCCCCCACTCTCTGTCAAGATCACCCCGCCGAATTTCACCAACATTCAGATCTCCCCGAGTAAGGAGACTCGGTTACCCACTGTCATTTATCCTTCACCACCGCTCTCAGTAGACTCACCTCCGTCAAAGACGGTGGAACTTGGGGATAGTACCCATCATCCAGGTTTCTTGCAGCATGACAGTAGAGAGCATAATGCTGGCTACTTCCACTCGCCACGGACAACCGCAGTTGCCGCCTAATTATGTCTTTCGCTTTATTTATGTGTTATTTCTTAAGGCATGTCATTGGCATCTAGAGATGGACCCTACCGGAATATGGGTTGTCTTGTCTCTCGCCCTCGTCAATTGTCCATACTGTCTCGATTAATCATTTATCAAAAGGACCTACCCATCTTAGTGGCTGTACGCTATTCTGTCTTTACAAGTAAGTTATAGATGATTTGTGATTCCGAGAATTTCGAAGTCATCGGTGCATTCGTGCTCCCACTTACCGGACGAAGGGATTGTCGACAGACCCTGCAGAAAGATGGACAACCTGAGCACTCCGACCATCCAACGGGGCGGGAGATGAAAAGCGAGGAGTATGGAGAGGGTTAGGCAAGTGGGGTGTGGGGAAAGCGGGATAAAGGGAGGTTGAGTCAAATTGAGTCAGGGTACAAATTGCAGATGCGGGAAGAATATCAATAAACGGAAAAGGGTACTGTCGTTGTGTAGTGGAGGTAAGTAGCGTGTGCGCCACAAGAATGGAAATAAGAAAGAGGtgggaaaatggaaagaaggaaagatgaagaaaggagGAATGAATGGCGAAAAAGATTCTGGTTCTTGTGTCAACTGATCGTGAGTTTTccgtttttcttttttatttctgtgtttttttttcgctttttttgGCAGATTTCTTTCTTGATGAGTATCGGTCGATCAAGGTCTGATAATGTATCTCAGCACAGTCCGACAGAAAGAGACACTTTCCTCACTCAGCTATAAATACATTCAGAACGGAGACCACTTGGCACTACAAGCATCTTGAATGGCCTGGAGAACCGTTCAGTTAAAATTGTTGAGCAATAATATGCAATGCGTACCGAAAACTTCGAGGTTCCATTGGTTAATCTGTACTTTCCGACCAGATTCCGACAAAAGGTAGGAAGCCATGAACGAGTGGTCAAAGTTACAGGCTGCACCCCTGCAATCAATTTAGTCATTGCTTCCAGACGAGAATTGTTGGGTATAGTATCAAAAAGAAACTGCAAACATTCTCTGAGATACCTGTCTTGAAGGATGTGCTGACGATAGAAAACGATCAGTAACTCGGTCAGTAGATGCCCGCGTTTGACGATGGCGAAAATGGGTGTGCCCTTGATCTGGGAATTACCGTGCGCCATAGTTTGCTGTTGGGAACAAATCCAAATACGTGGTTGAATAGGGAGAAAAATGAGAAAGGACAGAGGTTATTCCTGAACTCACAATCGTCCATATAAGCTTGAACGCCTCTTTTGTTTCGTGCACCAAACGTTCCTCGAAGTTCCTCAACATATATCCTCCATTTGCTCTTGCGATTCCAGCGAACGCCGGTACTATTTTCGCTATCACTTCAAGTGAAACCTTCTCGAGTACGACATTGTGAAGCAAGTCCTTTGCCAACCAGACACGACTCTGCTCATCACCGTATGCCAAGTCAAGGAAAAGCACGACGTTTACTCCTAGCTTAGCCCAAAGGACTATTGTCTCGTATTTCAAGCTATATAGCGAGAAAAAGGGTGTCAACTTCCAGCAGCTGGAAAACTTAGAAGGACCGACCGCCAAGTGCGGACCGATGGGGAATCACGGTTCCGAGCAACGATCACATTAGTGCTTTCGCACTGTTGACACTTGAAAGTACGAAGTTCACATTCCCGAGTTACAAAAAGGGATTCCCTCACGTTATGAGCGTAATCAGACTGTGGCATAGGACTGCCCCAACGCACACCTTGATCACTTGAGACGAATGGAGGACCTCCTACATCAGCGCGCCTGTTCTGTATCAATTGAGAACGGTCTGGGCATGAGACGGTGCCAGACTCTTGTGCAGCCGGGTTGACCTTCTGAGGTGTGACAAGCTGGAGATTGGCAAACATGGGCTTGGGTATGTGAGATTCAAGATTACTAGTAATCATCCTCAGGCCAGGATTCTCCGTGTTATGTACTGAATGCACTCTTTGAATATTGTGGATCGGTGCAAAAGGAATACCACTTGTTGAATTGAGACCACGTTTCTGAGAGGAACCCGCGTGTGGCAGACCGCGTCGTGGAATGCTGAAATGGGATGAGCATTGAGGGCGATTTCATCGAAGGGACACGTACACATTCATAATCTGATCGTGACACTTATCTTTCAACCTTTCGGGATATTCCTGGACATAGTGCGTAGGATTGTGCAACGGAGCTCTCTGGGAATTCTCTTGACCGCACAGCGTTGAACCATGTCGCTGTAGTGCTCGATGACTTGTGGAGTTGAAGGAATTCATTCCTGGTTGAGCAAAGAGAAGAGTATGGTGTTAAAGAGAACTTCGAGTCAATGGTGGAAGGATGGAAGGGAACTGGTGAGAGTTATAACGAGGCGCTGCTGCTACTTGCTTTTATAACGTGAATCATGTGATTCCACAAGGACTACAGAAGTCATTGTTCGTAAAAAAAGGCAAATGGACCATCGAACAGGAGCCAGGAGCGTAGACCAAAAGTTGTGGCATTGCGTGTGGTCAAAGAGAAGTGATCTAGAAGTTCTCACGCAAACGGTTGACTGTGTCAGGACGATCTGATAAGATAAAGATAATGACAGGTGATCATGAAGAGAGGGCTCGATTAAGTAAAGTGTTATTGATACATGGTCTTTCGAGAGGCACATCCATCTACCTCAGATTCCCTTTCTGAAGCGACTTATGAATCTACACCGAGATTTGGGATACGGTAGGCCTGCAAGAGCAATCGAGAGCAGCAAGTGGCATCTTCGGTGTGATCTTGCTGAATAATCTGATAAGATGATGCCCATTTGCTTGGACAGTTGCCTCATTGTGTGCCGCAACGTAACCCTCTCCTTCGTGCTGGTATGACAGATAGTACAACGCCGACAAAGACAGGGAGCGCTCCCACACCTGCACCAGAAGTTCTGGCTGCACTACCAGTTCAAACTCAGGAAACCGTCAAGGAAATTAAGGAAGTCAAGGACAACGCTGAACCTGCACCACCTCAACCAGCTGCTGCGCCGAATGCCACTACTACTGCTCCAGAGGTCACACCCACATCTACCGCAACCGTGGAATCCCAGGGAACCGAGAAAGAAGAACCTGTGGAACCTCAGAATTCTCTCACTGAACGATTCACCCAGTCTGAGTGGACGGCACTCAAAGAGTTCCGTGTACGTGCACTAAGGACGGCTTTGACATCAGTGTTACGCGTATCCTTACTTTTCAACTTCTATCAGAAACAATTACCTGAAATATTCGAGGCTGCCTACTCCGAGAAGAAGGACGCCAAAACGACCCCCATCACCCTTTGGGGTGTTGAGATCGACCCCAATAATCCTTTGAACGCGAAAACGAGTGTCGTTCTGATGAAATTTTTGCGAGCCAGGTACGATGTTCAATCGTACCATGTCTATATCTTGATACTGAACTACTTCTCAGAAACTTGAATCCGAGTGCAGCCCACGACATGCTCCTTGCCACGTTGAGATGGCGTGATGAATTCAACGTTGAAGCTGCTTGCCAAGAAATTTTTCCTGAGGACGTTTTCGGTCAGATTGGCAAAATCTATGGTAAGGATAAGGAGGGGAGACCCGTCGTGTAGGTCTTCGTTTTGTCTTGGAGCACCTTATCCTGAGTTGCGGCTTTACTAGCTACAATGTTTACGGAGGTAATAAGGACATCAAGAAGGTTTTCGGCGACGTTGACCGTTTCCTGAGGTAAACTTTCGCTTGTCTGCACGGCCTCGAATCGAATCTCTTaactttcttgtttccagatGGCGTGTTGCATTCATGGAGAAGGGTCTGAAATCCCTCGATTTTGAGACTGTTGACCAGCAGATACAAGTTCATGGTATGCTTCCTTGCCATTTCCAGTTCTCCCCTTTTGACACTGTTCATTCGTTCCCTCAAGACTACGAAGGTGTATCGATGACTAGCCGTGACGCCAACTCCAAGAATGCCGCTTCTCAAGCCAGTAGCATCTTCGGTGCTCATTATCCCGAACTTCTGGTAGGAGAAGCCTTCTACTGTATACTATGATATTCATGTTCTCTCACCAGTACAAGAAATTTTTCGTGAACGTGCCATCTTATCTCGCCTGGATTTTCTGGGTATTCAAACCCATCCTTCCCGCGGCCACCCTTGCCAAGATGTCCGTGGTTGCTACAGGTTCTCACGCGATTGGGAAAGCGCTTCTTCCTTATATAGATGAGAGCCAACTTCCGAAGAGATATGGGGGCAAGGCTGAGGCATTCTAGAGGCTCTAAGTTGATCAACAGTACTTTCATTTTACGGTTTTTGCTTTCTTGGTTATCGAACTTTCAGGAATTTCTCTGCTCGTATGATGTATAGCTTACTACTTCTTCTAAATATCCATATTCATTTTCCAATAGACGTTGCCATTGATTGTGCTCCTCCTGCCCCCGCCAAACCCCCTGGCGCCCTCCCCGATTTTTCAACCCGGAAGTGATGTCTATAAGGCAATTGTTCGCATCGGTACTGATAGATAGGTTCCACGACTCAGGACACCGTGTTATCTTTGTTTTGCAAGGAAGGTCGACTTGGGGTAGTTACCAGTGCCGGTGCAATCCAAAAGTCGAATCGTTACCGTCCAGCGGGGGGATTTTCACCTGGGAGGCTACAGTGCGCACCCTCTGGCCGTCCGACACTCGGTTGGAGACGAGTGAAGATTCACACAGGCATTCTTTTATCACCTACCTCCCTACTTGTTCGGACATCAGAGTCCTCACCTGTTCTTGCACGACCACCACGGTCAGCAAACGTCAGATCGGGCTCAAATGGTGGCATCCTTATCCTCACCACGATGACGACCAAGATACACACCTCGTTCCCTTTGCACCCTGTGAAGAATTGGGATGGAGTCATGAACAAAACCAAGCCTTTCTCAGGTTTCGGGACGAAGTCAGTCATTTTGTATGGAAAGGACGCATGCTTCAATAATGTACGGTGAACAATAAGAGCATTGAACTATCCCTGGGCCTCATAGGCGTTACTCTTGTGCTTTGGAGTGAACGACCACGCGTCAGGTGCAGGTCCCAAGAACATCTCCGAAATCTTAACCCAGTCTCTGCTGTCGGGGCTCGCGAGTAATGTTTCTTTGAAACAGTCAAGTAAGGAGATACGCCAAGACATAAGAACGTGTGGACAGCGCACCCAGCTCGTCTCTACCTCTGAATGCCGGAGCCCGGTCGTTTATACGTCCAGGAAGCCGCTCCAGTAAACCGATGGGCACATAACGATATTGGAAAGACAATGCTTCGCACAAGTATCGCCTCGTCGTGTTAATACCGGCAGTATCTGTCCCAAAGTGACTTTGTTGGCATGAGAGTCAATTCTAAACAAAACAGTTATTGGGCGAGTACATACCAAATCCCATATTCAGCGAGCTAGAGATAGATAACAGGCGTCAGTACCAGATTCCAGTGTGCCGCAAAAACCGAACCTTTCGGATGCCCTCTAGCCTCTCCCGAGCACTAATATCCCATTCTCTCCGTTCTTTGATTTCTGTGAAGATCCACGGCTTAATCAAAGCCCCTCGACCGACCATCACACCATCCACGCCGCTCTGTTCAATGCAAGACCAGTAATCTTGTGAGGAAAAGCAATCGCCTCCGCCGTAAAGCGGAACAGGGGGAACTATATGAAAAATCAGACGACAGTCAACAGAGTGAACGGATGGGACAAGTATACGGCGTACGCACAATCCTCCGCCTCCGCCTCACAGGCCCTCACGGCTTCCACGCATTGTTTGATATAGCTCCAATCTGCCAATTTTGTGTAGCGTTGTTGACGTGTACGTCCATGAAGCTTTCCTTTGATTTAACATCGGAAAGAAGTGTGAAAAGGAGGGGGGAAACACACCGTCAGCGCGCCCGCCCCCCATTCCGTCACCAATCTAGGCATAAGCTTGTGTGCATTGTTCCGTCCGTCTTTTACTCCCGTTCGTAGTTTAACAGTCACAGGAATTTCCCCAAGTGCTTTGTTCATCCCGACTACAATCCTCCCGAGCTTAGCCGGCGCGTCCAGCACTTGAAGatatcgagagaaagtaaacCACGGAAATCGATAGAGGGAATACGACAACGCACTCACAAGCTGATCCACTACCAGTTTTAAATACTAAATCGATGGGACAACCGCAGTTCACGTCGACAAAATCGATGTTACCAGCACATTCTTTCGCTAGTACCTCCGCCGTCGGAACAAGAGTATTCGGTTTATTTCCAGCAACTTGAACACCGTAAATTTTTTCGGAAGGGTGACGCCTGACTAGAGACCATTCCTCCTTTGAACCTGACAGGAAAGAGGTTGCTAGGCCCACTGCATagttgtttgtttgttttgaAAAAGTGATTGCAAGAAAACGATACGGGATACTTACTTTCTCCACAGGTGATATCTGCGCCAAACTCGACACATAAACGACGGAAAGGCTAACAGAAACCCATTTAATTACAAACCAAGGAGCTTGATTCACGCCACGTACTAGGTTTCCGACAGTGGTGAGTGGGGCCAAGTCTGGGAGCTATAAGATAGGTCAATCACGAAGGATTGAGAGGAACTTACAGCTTTTCCCCTTCCAGTCAAGGCGTTTCTTTTCagaaaatctaactttcgCGTCTGGAGCATTTGTTTGTGAATCTTGCTCAGCCAAGTCAGCGCCAGTGCGTTTTTTCACCATATTTTCAACATCCGCTTGACCCTCCATCACTGTTTTATCTTGCTCATCTCCGGTCTCCATCGCAACATCCTCTTCTCGTCGTTTCTGTTCTTTTCGCgccttctcttcttcttctgccttCTTCTCAGCCGCCTGTGTCTCTTTCTGATACGCTTCCCAGACCAGGAAAGGGAACTGTCGTAGATGTCAGTCATACGAAGACAACGTTGAAGAGCAGAGTGAAACGGACTTTTTTAGTCCTCAAGAGTTTCTGTGTCTCCGGACGGACATAATTGACCTCTGTGGCACTAATTGCGAGTCGAGCTTTTTTCTCCTCATCTACAGCTATTTCTGGTGTTTCACCATCCGAGTCGCTTCGTTTGATATGTGCGCTGAGATATCGACATTTGTATCCATAACTGGAGAAAGGACAATCAAATCGACGGCTgttagaagatgaagagctAGAACAACGTACCGACACTCCCCATGCTCTTCAAACACAGGACAGACGACCGGTCTACCTGTCGATGAGGATGTCAATCTAACAACGCCATTCTCCGACTCTGGTTTCGGCTCGTCGAGAAGTTCAGAGATAAGCGGAATTCGTAGATCTTTGGGCTTTGCGGCGAGATAAGCTGGAATATCGTGGTTATACCGGCATCTGAATTGAGCAAAAacgaagttcaagtttcaCTATCGGCCCGTATAAGGTTCGTAACGCCAACTCACTCGTTCCCAAACTCACACAATTGCCCATTTGCTGTCTTCCAACAAACGTCCAGGTCGTCTTTTATCTTGTTGAACTTTCGACCTTTATTTGCACCGCGCTTCTCCTTTCGTTCGGCGCGTTTTTTGGCCCTATTCGACATGGCATTTTGTTTTCCAGAACcgccttcttcatcttgcTGCCCAGATACGGTATCCTTAGTACTTGTTACTCCTTCGGCTGCATCATCATCTGGGGGTGGTGCAGGCGCGGATGTTAGCACGAGAAATCTGTGTTTTCTTATGTGAATAGTGATTGAGAGCCTGAATCGGCAAAAGACGAACTCGGCTTTCACTGGAGCGGTCCCAGCTAAGAATTTGTCCACCTCAGTTGAGGACATGTTGGGTATGTATCTTATCGGAAATTACCACGTGCCTGGGGCGTAGTGGGGCATTGCATTTGCTTCGGATCTGAGGCCGGTCAGATAGGAAACCGAGCAAGAGAATTCTAATGTATTTCGTCGTATTTACTGTCCATTTATACTAATATTGAGCCCAGAAATACACCGGATATTGGGAGTTCTGAGACCTAAAAGAAATATTTGGCTACATAGGAAAACGAGTCCGTCGGAGTCAACTGAAAGCCGTCCGGATGTAAGAGTCCTGTCCGGTCATCGCTGTCCAAATCGAGGCGAGTCTAAACATAGCCAAAGTAAAATGCCCACTGCACAGGGCTTGGGTTAGTTTGCCAATTCTCAATTCCGTCGCCCACCGTACGACCTTCCTCTGCTGATCAACTCGCTGCCGTCAGCCACAAATTTTCCACCTTGACCACCATCTTTGGCCAATCTAAACGAATAACGGCGAGATTGCGGAACTCGAAGCCTGATTGCAGGTGTTCAAGGAACAGTTATCAAAAGTAGACCGTGAAACGTTGTACGAcgagaagcattacaaggtTGTTGGTAAGTCTATGCGCCTTTGGCGCTGCAATGGTTTCTTCGACACAAATGCCTAGCGAGAACAAATTCGCCTTCACGGCCGATTACCTTTATCTCCATCTCATGATCGCGTTACTTGGCTATTGATTTATGGCGACGTGAGTCTTGCTGTTCATCGAATGTCACCGTTTATGTTCGAGTCTTCTCCCCTCCATCCGTAGTCGTGAGTTGTTATCGTGAAAGTTCGCCTGATTTATGCTGAAATCTCATTAGTGTCCTTCACCTTCGTGGATTCCTTGCCAAGAACCATCACATAGGCAATATCGACCGCTTCCGTCGACGCTTACCACTCTTGGTCAATGAGAAAACTATATCAACTGTATGTCCCCATGGAACATTGAATAGGTTCGACCTTACTTCAGATCTTAAACCCTCTCTTCAGGCCCGTGCACACGTCCGAACCTCCTGGGCAAGGTCGGCATCTTTAGCACCTTCAAATCAGATATCCACGGATTCCTCTTCAAAATGCGTGAGGTTGGTGTATGCCGGCCCTGGGTCTGGTCAGCAGTCTATGATGTCTAGGTACCTTCAACCCCTTTCCTTCTTGAACTCTGGGGAGAAGGAAATGATGGAGGATGACTTAGAAGGCGCATCGTCAATGAAAAGCAGGAGTTGATTCCAGATTTCTTGTCTGACTTCGAGACGCAGACGTTCAACTTCTACGTGTCTACCTTCGACCTCTCGACTCAGAGAATTATGGAGGTTGCAGAGAAGTGGCAGGACACTCCATCCTCATGGTGCTCTTTCTCAGTGGTGATTGACCCTGGGCCCAGCACTCGTCTACATGAATGTACGATTTCCTATTTCACTTCAGGGGGGTAGGTTCCCTGAGCGGTTGGTCAGGACACAGAAACCCAACAGAGAAGGAGCCTTGCATTGCGGTACACATCCGTGCTTCAAGGGGTGCATCTCAAAACTTTACTGACCCGTCTTCCCAGTTGAAGATCGCGGCCCCTTCTAAGTTTGTGATATGCCTCAGGGGCAGACTGCCACCGTACCTTTTACTTCCCAAACAAACGGGAGAAATGCTCTACATGGCTGTGCGAAAGCCAGGGACAGAGGCGGCGATGGAGCATGTACATGCCGCTGGTCCCAGAGGCTTGGCTTCAAGCCTTCTCTGCGTCGACGAGTTTCGTCCTTGAGTTTACCATACTTGACCCTGGTATTGTTTTTTCTCTCCAAACGCGAAGCGACTACTTTTGACCCCACTAAGACATTCGAGACGATTGGTTACTGATCTTTTATGGGGATACCGCCTTTCCATTCACTTATTGGCCTGATGGTCTAGTAGTATGATTCCTTGTTAGGGTTGT
Above is a genomic segment from Marasmius oreades isolate 03SP1 chromosome 4, whole genome shotgun sequence containing:
- a CDS encoding uncharacterized protein (BUSCO:EOG09261ZPW), with the translated sequence MSSTEVDKFLAGTAPVKAEFVFCRFRLSITIHIRKHRFLVLTSAPAPPPDDDAAEGVTSTKDTVSGQQDEEGGSGKQNAMSNRAKKRAERKEKRGANKGRKFNKIKDDLDVCWKTANGQLCEFGNECRYNHDIPAYLAAKPKDLRIPLISELLDEPKPESENGVVRLTSSSTGRPVVCPVFEEHGECRYGYKCRYLSAHIKRSDSDGETPEIAVDEEKKARLAISATEVNYVRPETQKLLRTKKFPFLVWEAYQKETQAAEKKAEEEEKARKEQKRREEDVAMETGDEQDKTVMEGQADVENMVKKRTGADLAEQDSQTNAPDAKVRFSEKKRLDWKGKSYLAPLTTVGNLPFRRLCVEFGADITCGEMGLATSFLSGSKEEWSLVRRHPSEKIYGVQVAGNKPNTLVPTAEVLAKECAGNIDFVDVNCGCPIDLVFKTGSGSALLDAPAKLGRIVVGMNKALGEIPVTVKLRTGVKDGRNNAHKLMPRLVTEWGAGALTLHGRTRQQRYTKLADWSYIKQCVEAVRACEAEAEDFPPVPLYGGGDCFSSQDYWSCIEQSGVDGVMVGRGALIKPWIFTEIKERREWDISARERLEGIRKLAEYGICHFGTDTAGINTTRRYLCEALSFQYRYVPIGLLERLPGRINDRAPAFRGRDELETLLASPDSRDWVKISEMFLGPAPDAWSFTPKHKSNAYEAQG